Genomic DNA from Thermobifida alba:
TCCGCCAGGAGGCCAACCTGTAGCCCGTGCCGGGGCCCGCCCCGCGCCGCCGGGGAGGGGCCCGGGGCCGCGTGACGGTGCCGCGGGAGGGAGGCCGCCGACCCGCGGGGACGGGACGGAGTGTTGACCGCTCCGCACGACCCGGATAGGGTTTCGCCAGCCAAAAGAATGATTTCGCATGGTGGAATTGTGTGATGGTCGCTCCACCCGTCCCGTACACCGTCAACTGCTCGATCCTGCTGACGGACCTGCCCCTCCTCCAACGCCCCGCGGCGGCGAGGGCGGCGGGCTTCAGCGGCGTCGAGTTCTGGTGGCCCTTCCCCACCCCCACCCCCGACCGGGCTGACGTCGACGCCTTCGTCACCGCCGTCACCACCGCCGGAGTCCAGCTCACCGGGCTGAACTTCGACGCGGGCGACATGCCGGGCGGCGACCGGGGGCTCGTCTCCCACCCCGACCGTTCCGCCGAACTGCGCGCCAACCTCGACGTGGTCACCGAGATCGGGGAGCGGACCGGCTGCCGGGCCTTCAACGCGCTCTACGGCAACCGCATCCCCGGAGCCGACCCCGCGGCCCAGGACGCCCTGGGGGCGGAGAACCTGCACCTGGCCGCCCGGGCGGTGGCCCGCATCGGCGGCACCGTGCTGCTCGAACCGCTCTCCGGAGCCCCCGCCTATCCGCTGCGGACCTCCGCCGACGCCGTCGCCGTACTGGAC
This window encodes:
- a CDS encoding hydroxypyruvate isomerase family protein, which codes for MVAPPVPYTVNCSILLTDLPLLQRPAAARAAGFSGVEFWWPFPTPTPDRADVDAFVTAVTTAGVQLTGLNFDAGDMPGGDRGLVSHPDRSAELRANLDVVTEIGERTGCRAFNALYGNRIPGADPAAQDALGAENLHLAARAVARIGGTVLLEPLSGAPAYPLRTSADAVAVLDRVAAEHGSTNLGLLCDVYHLSVNGADVAAEIAAHRDRIAHVQIADAPGRGAPGTGGLPVADWIEDLRRGGYTGPVGLEYTSGDADPFAWLPRAARAA